The genomic region CCGACCTCTTTGGCGATGGCGGCGTAGGGCTTTCGGCCGTCCGAACGCATCGAATCGACAATCGCCGCCGATATCCGGTCAAGTGCGGGGGTCGGCTCCTCGGTCATCCTCGGTCCTTCACTGTTGTCCGGCAAGGCATTCGGGATTCTAGACGACGAATCCGATTGAATACTACCGACGTTGCGCTCAAATCGATAATATTTGGCAACTTTCGCACGGATTCCGTCGTTCAGAGTGAGGAAACCGAACATGTCGACGCTCACTAGATCGCGCTCCGAAAGGACGGAAGGGCCCGTGCGAATAGGTTGGCGGCTCGGGCTCCTACCTGGGTCGGCGTGGATCGCCTGTTTCTACCTCGTGCCGCTCGCCCTCATCGTGGCGGCATCGGTGGCCACCCCAGACGTCATCGGACGGCCCATATATGGCTGGTACACGGAGAGTTTCGGTCTGGTGTTCCAACCGGACTACCTGCCGATTGTCCTGCGCACCTTCGCCTATGCCACCATCGCGACGCTTCTCTGCCTGTTGATCGGCTATCCGTGCGCGTATGCGATCTCCCGATACGGCGGGCGATGGAAACCGGTACTGCTACTGGCGATCCTGGTGCCCTGGCTGGCGGACTATCTCGTGCGAATCTATGCGTGGGTCCAGATCCTCGGCAGAGACGGGCCGATCAACGGACTGCTCGCGCGGCTCGGAATCGGGCCGGTGAACCTGATCGGCACGCCTTACACGCTGAATCTTGGCCTGGTGTACAGCTTTCTACCGTTCATGATCCTGGCGGTCTACCTGGCCGTTGAGCGTTTGGACTACCGCCTCATTGAGGCCTCCGGCGACCTGTACTCGGGGTCGGCACGCACGTTCGTTCAGATCGTGGTGCCGAGTACCGCGGGAGGTATCGCCGCGGGATGTCAACTCGTCTTCCTGCTCAGTTTGGGCGATTTCGCGATCGCCCAGTTCCTCGGAGGGTCGACCTACATGATGGGGAATCTGATCCGCGACCAACTCGCAACCGCGGGCTCGCTACCCTTCGGCGCTGCGCTCACGGTGACGCTGCTGGCGGGAATGCTCGCCTTCATGGCGGTCATCTATCTGCTCTCGGCCCTGGTGCGCGCCGTGGTCAACCGACGCCGACTCAGCGGGATGACCGTTGGCTAGCGGGGGCAGCCGCCGGATGCCCGGCTGGCTGCTGGCAATAGTCCTCGGGACCCTGGTGTTTCTCGATCTGCCCCTGTTCGTGATCGCCATCTTCTCATTCAACTCCTCGAAGTCGCTCTCGGAACTCGATGGACTGAGTTTCCGCTGGTATGAGCAGGCCGCCACCAATCCCGAGGTGATGTCCGCACTGGGGCTGAGCCTCGTTGTGGCGACCGCGTCCACTGCGATAGCGGTGGTGCTGGGCACAGGGCTGGCATACGGATTCGCGCGCGGACCACGCCGTGTCACCCGGCCGATCGAAGGGGTGACGCTATCCACGCTCATCACCCCGGAACTGGCGACCGCCGTCGGTTTGATGACGTGGTTCGCGACGCTGCGATTGCCGTTGTCGACGGTCACTCTGATCATCGGCCATGCCACGTTCACTCTGGTCTACGTGACCGTGCTCGTTGGGAATCGGATTCGCAGTCTCAATCCGGCTCTCGAGGAGGCCGCCAGTGACCTTGGTGCCGGGCGTGGCAGAACCTTTGTCACAGTCGTTCTGCCGCAACTGCGTTCGGCCATCATTGGCGCCGGCGTGTTGGCGTTCGTACTGTCCTTCGGCGACTTCGTGACCTCAGTCTTTCTGTCGGGCACCGAGGTTGCACCGCTGCCAGTGCGGATCTACGGAATGCTCCGCTTCGGCTTGACCCCCGAGATCAATGCCGTCGGCACCGTGATGATCCTCATCACCGTGCTGCTCGGTCTCGCGGGAATCTGGATTCAACGTTCAAAGTCCCGACCCAGTTCACAGTGAAATACCAGGAGACGACATGCATCAGTTGACAACTGCCCGGACGAGTCGGCGCAGGTTTCTGTTCATGAGCGGTGGCGCCGCCGCTGCGGGACTGTTTCTCGCGGCATGCGGCAGCGGCGCACCGGGTTCGGATGCGGAGCTGACACCGCCCGAACCGGTCATTGACGGTGACCTCGCCTACTACGCGCCAACCGGATACGTACCCGATGACGTGATGTCGGCGTTCGAGCGTGAGTACGGGGTGTCGATCAACCAGACCTACTTCTCGACCGTCGATGAGATGATCCAGAAGCTCGGGTCCGGTGCCGCATACGACGTCACGTTCATGCCGTCCAACTTCTTCGCCCGCGCCACGGCAGCGAACCTGCTGTTGCCGATTGACCACAGCCGGATGAAGAACTGGGGTGAGGTCTCGTCGCTGTTCCACAACCCGCCGTTCGAGCCGAACGCCAAACACCTCGCGGGGCCCTACGCCATGGGCGGTGTCGGGATGGCGTATCGCAAGAGCAGGGTCAACGGTCTCACCGGGTCGTGGAACGACTTATGGGATCTGGCACCACGACTGAACAAGCGCACCTACATCTTCGACGACGTGACGGTGTCGATGACGATGGCGCTGAGTCGACTCGGACTGCCCACAGACACCGATAGCGCCGACGATCTGCGCCAGGCCGCCGACTCGCTGATCGAACTGCGAAAGAACCTGGGCGGTTTCGGCAGCTCGGCCGGTGAGAAGCTCGCCAACGGCGAGGCCGATCTGTTGATGAACTACACCGGCGCCACGTTCTCGACGCTCAAGGATTCGTCGTTCGCCGACGACATCGGATTCGAGTTCGGCAGGGAGACACTGGCGTTCAACGCCGACTGCATGGCCATCCCGTCGGCCGCGAAGCACCCCGGCACCGCGCTGCTGTTCTGCGACTTCCTGTTGCGCCCAGAGAACATGCGCAAGATCGTGGAATTCGTCGGGTTCCCGGTCGCAACCAAGGCCGGTGAGTCGGCATACGCGGATCTCATCAAGGGCTATCCATTCCTCGTCTACGACAACAAGGTGCTGGCCGATCCGACCGTGTGGCTGGCGTCGCTGCAGCAGGCGCAGTTGACCAAGTGGACGCAGGCGTGGACCCGAGTCAAGGCCACCGCGTGAACGCGATCATTCATCAGGGCACCAGGGAACTGCAGGAAGTGATCCGGGAGGCGTATGCGCGCGTCGCCGCGGAGGAGCCCCGGCCGGCGTTCTCGTTGGCCGAGTACGAATCTCGGCGGCTGCGCCTGCAAGCGGAGGCCGCGGGCGCCGGTATCGACCTGCTGGTTCTCAGCTCGCCCGACGCGATGTGCTGGCTGCACGGTTATCAGTCCCGGTGGTATCGGGCCCAGTCCTCGTTGCGGTGGCCGCCGTTCCAGTGCACCGTGATGCACGTCGAGTCGGGAGCCATCGCCGTTTACGACGTCGAGCATCACCACTACCTGCTGCGACGCACCTCGGTCGCCGAAGATCTACGCCTGGCGACCGACGATGACGGGACAGCGGTCCTGGACTTCACCATGGCGGACCTCAAGGCGCGGGGTTGGTTGTCCGGTCGGGTGGGTCTCGAGATGCACAGTCACGTCCCGAACCGCGCGACGAGCGAGGTTGTCGAGGCCGCGTTCGTACGACACGGCTGCCACGTCGTCGACGCCAGCGTGCAGACACGGGCGGTTCGGCAGATCAAGTCGGCCGCCGAGATCGAGATGATCGAGCGGGCCGCAGCGGTGTGCGACGCCGGTCTGGTCAGCCTGCGCGACCAGGTGGTACCGGGGATGACCGAGAAACAGGCTTGGGCACTGATGGTTTCGGCGATGGCCGAGGCTGGTGGTGAACCAGCCGCGTTGCACGAGTCGGTGGTAGTTGGACCGATCGAGATGGGTCACGCGTATTCGTCGGACCGAGTCATCGAGCGCGGTGATGTGTTGTGCGCCGATCCATGCGGTGTCGTCAATCGGTATCACGCCAACATCGAACGGTGGTTCGTCGTCGGCCAGGAGCCCAGTGATGAGCTGTATCGGCTCGCCGCGATCGAGGCCGAGGCATTTCGACTCCTGTGCGCGGGCGCCGCGGACGGGACCGCGGTCAACGACGTGACTGAACGGATCGAGGCGCACCTGCGCGATGCGGGCATGTGGGGACTGCACAACTGGAATGGCGGCTATGAGATGGGGCTGTCCTTCCCGCCGGACTGGGTCGGCGAGTGGACCTTCACCGTCGGCGAGTCCACCGATGACGTCTTCAGGAAGAACGTGGTGACCAACTACGAGAGCATCGTGCTCTATCCCATGATCGACACCGTGGTGTTCGGGTCGACCGGCGCCCGCACGCTGTCGCGTCTTCCTCTCGATGTGGAGCGTGCCGGGTGAGCGAGGCACTCCGACCGGCCGACACCATTCTGTTGGGGAGAACGTTCACCGCCGACCCGCAGCGGCCCATGGCGCACGGTGTGGCAATGCGTGACGGCATCATCACCGCCGTCGGGAGCGCCGACGAACTCGCCGACCACACCGGTCCCGCTACCGATGTCGTCAAGTGCGAGGGACTGATCGCGCCGGCGTTCCACGACGCACACATCCATCTGCTCGAGGGTTCACTCTTCGATTGCGGGGTCAACCTCCACGACGTCGAACCCGCGCAGTACCTGGACGTGATCGGTGCGGCCGCGGCGCAGTTGCCGCCGGGGGCATGGGTGCGCGGCGGCGGATGGAGCATGGCGGCATTCCCCGCGGGCAGCCCCGATCGGCGTTGGCTCGACGACGTCGTCGGTGGACGTCCGGCATATCTGACCGCACGCGACGGCCACACCGCATGGGTCAGCACTCGCACCCTGGAACTCGCCGGAATTGATTCGGGTACAACCGATCCGCCAGGCGGCAGGATCGAGCGCGACGGCGACGGTGAGCCGAGTGGGACGCTGCACGAGACCGCGATGAAGCTTGTCGCCAGCCAGCTTCCGGTGATCACCGATGCGGAGTGGGCGCAAGCGCTGGAACTGGGTCAGCGATACCTGCACTCATTGGGAATCGTTGGGTGGCAGGACGCCCGGTTGTCACCGGAGATGCTGGGCGCCTATCTCGACGCGGAGTCGGAGGGCCGGTTGTCGGCGTACGTCGCCGCCGCGATGCACTGGAACCCCGCCCAGGGGACTGACCAGATCGACGGGCTGTTGCACTCGCGCAGCCTCGCCACCGGCTCACTGGTGAGCGCGGGCATGGTGAAGCTCTTCGTTGACGGCGTCGTGGAGAACGAGACAGCCGCACTGCACCAGCCCTACGTCGCCACTCACTCGCACGGCGCACCGCTGTTCGACGACGCCGAGTTGCGCGCGGCGATCGGCAGCTGCGTGGGCGAGGGGTTCAACGTCCACGTTCACGCCGTCGGTGATGCGGGGACGACGAGGGCCCTCGACGCGTTCGAGGCCGTTCGGCCCCAGTCGGCGAGATCCGGTCTGCGCCATCAGATCTGTCACCTACAGGTCGTCGCGGACACCGATGTGCCCCGCTTCGCCGCACTCGATGTCATAGCCAACGTCCAGGCGCTGTGGGCGTGCCGCGATGAACAGAACGTCAGCCTGTGCGCGCCGCGGCTGGGCCCGGATCGATTTGAGCAGCAGTACCGTTTCGGCGATCTTGCCCGCTCTGGTGCGCGATTGGCCTTCGGCAGCGACTGGCGCGTCAGCACGCCGCAACCGCTGGCCCAGATCGAGGTCGCCATCACCCGGCAACCGCCGGGTGATGGCGTCACGGCCAAACTCGGTGAGGGGCAGGAGTTGAGCCTGACGACCGGTCTACTGGGATTCACCCGTGAGGCCGCATACGCCGCGGGCCTTGACGAGCGGACCGGAACGCTGTCGGTGGGCCGAAGCGCGGATGTCGTCGTGCTCAATGCCGACCCCTTCACAGTCGCACCGCACGACCTGGCGTCGGTCGAGGCGGATATGACCGTCTTTCAAGGGCGAGTCGTGTTCACCCGCTAGCTGCGACCTGCTGCGCCCCTCCCTTCTCAACAATTAGGTTACCCTTACCTAAGTTGAGATGAGAGGTGGGATATGGCCAACGAGAAGCCCTCACGGGGGTTCACCGGCGCAATGGTCAAGCTGTGGCGCGGTGGAGACTACGAGCTGACTGTGACCGGGCGCAGCGCGCTGACGCCGAACTACCTTCGCGTGCACTTCGCGGGCGCCGAACTGCTCGCCGAGCGCGAGCTGCATCCGACGATGTGGGTGCGCGGCTGGTTCCCTGACGGGGTGAAGTCCCACCAGCGGGGCTACACCCTGGTCAACCCGGATCCGGCAGCAGGCACCGTGGACATCGACTTCGCCATGCACGACGGCATCGCCACGCGGTGGGCCAGGCAGGCGCGCGCCGGCGATGTTCTCGAGGTGACGGTGCTCGGCAGCAGCTTCAGCCTGCCCGAGCCGGCCCCGGCCGGTTACGTCGTCGTAGGGGACACCGCATCGCTGCCCGCCATCAACTCGCTGTTGGCCGCCATCGACGATGCCCCCGCCACGGTCTTCCTGGAGGCGTCGCACGACGACGACCGCGAGCTGCCCGTCACGGCCGCCCCAGGCGCCGAGGTCACCTGGATCGATCGCAAGGCCGGCGGCGAGGCGCTGGTGGAGGCCGTCGCCGAGGCGGCCTTCGACGCGCCGGACCACTTCGGCTGGGTGGCGTGCGACAACCGGACCACGCGCGCGGTCGCCAGGATCCTCCGCGAGGACTACGGGATTGCGCGCAAATCCACCAAGGCGCAGGCGTACTGGAGCGCGTGAGCCTCGCGGATGGGCCGGCATTCATGATCAACTCATGCGAGCCGGGGGTACGCTAACCGCCTCGGGCCCAGGCAGTGTGGTCCGGGCCGCTCTTGGGGCGGTTCCTTCGGCGAATGGACAATCGTGAGTTCTTTCGAGCAGCCGGAGGTCCGGCGTGACATCCTCCCCATCCCCGACGTCCCGCACGTCGGCCTGACGACCTATGACGCCAAGGACCCCGACACCAGCTATCCGCCGATCAGGGACGTGCGACCACCCGCGACGGCGCCCAATGTGCTCGTCATCCTGATCGACGACGTCGGCTTCGGTGCCAGCAGTGCCTTCGGCGGCCCGTGCCAGACGCCCAATTTCGAGAGGCTCGCCGCGGGTGGCCTGAAGTACAACCGGTTTCACACGACCGCGCTGTGTTCACCGACGCGACAGGCGCTGCTGACCGGGCGGAACCATCACTCCGTCGGCATGGGAAACATCACCGAGACCGCCACCGCAGCACCGGGTTACACGTCGGTGCTGCCCAACACCAAGGCGCCGCTGCCCTTGACCTTGAAGCTCAACGGCTACTCCACCGCGCAGTTCGGCAAGTGCCACGAGGTGCCCGTCTGGCAGACCAGCCCGGCCGGTCCCTTCACGGCGTGGCCGACGGGTGGTGGCGGGTTCGAGTACTTCTACGGCTTCATCGGAGGGGAGAACAACCAGTGGGATCCGGCCCTGTATGAGGGCACCACGCCGATCGAGCCGCCGAAGACGCCTGCCGAGGGTTATCACCTCACCGAGGACCTCACCGACAAGGCGATCAACTGGGTGGGGCAGCAGAAGGCGCTGCTGCCCGACAAGCCGTTCTTCATGTACTTCGCACCGGGCGCCACGCATGCCCCGCATCACGTGCCCCAGGAGTGGATCGACAAGTACAAGGGCAAGTTCGCCCATGGCTGGGACCGCCAGCGCGAGATCACCTTTGAACGGCAGAGGGAATTGGGTGTCATCGCGCCCGATTCAGTGCTGACCCCGCGGGACCCGGAGATTCCGGCCTGGGAGGACACGGATCCGGCGATGCGGCCAGTGCTCGAACGGGAGATGGAGGTGTACGCCGCGTTCCTGGAGCACACCGATCATCACGTCGGCCGGTTGCTCGACGCCATCGAGCCGATCCTCGATGACACACTGGTGTACCTGATCATCGGCGACAACGGCGCCTCGGCCGAGGGCACGCTGCAGGGTGCGTTCAACGAGATGGCCAACTTCAACGGCATGGCCGCCATCGAGACGCCCGAGTTCATGATGTCCAAACTCGACGAGTTCGGCGGCGAGGGCTCCTACGGTCACTACGCGGTCGGATGGGCGTGGGCGATGGACACGCCCTATCAGTGGACCAAGCAGGTCGCATCGCACTGGGGCGGGACCCGCAACGGCACAATCGTGCACTGGCCCAAGGGGATCAAGGAGAAGGGCGGCCACCGCAACCAGTTCAGCCACGTCATCGATCTCGCGCCGACGGTGCTGGAGGCGGCGGGCATTCCCGCGCCCACGCTGGTCAACGGAGTTCTGCAGAGCCCCTATGAGGGCACCAGCATGCTGTATAGCTTCAACGACGCCGAGGCGCCCGAGCGGCACACGACGCAGTACTTCGAGATGTTCTGCAACCGCGGCATTTACCACAAGGGCTGGAGTGCGGTGACCAAACACCGCACGCCGTGGGCGATGGCCGATGCGGTGATGCCCGCGTTGGACGACGACGTGTGGGAACTGTACGACGGTAACTCCGACTGGACGCAGGCGAACGACCTTTCGAAGGAGTATCCGGAGAAACTGCATGAACTGCAGCGTCTTTGGCTGATCGAAGCGGTCAAGTACAACGTGCTCCCGCTGGATGACCGCCAGATCGAGCGCATCAACGCCGACTCGGCCGGTCG from Mycolicibacterium sp. YH-1 harbors:
- a CDS encoding spermidine/putrescine ABC transporter substrate-binding protein, giving the protein MHQLTTARTSRRRFLFMSGGAAAAGLFLAACGSGAPGSDAELTPPEPVIDGDLAYYAPTGYVPDDVMSAFEREYGVSINQTYFSTVDEMIQKLGSGAAYDVTFMPSNFFARATAANLLLPIDHSRMKNWGEVSSLFHNPPFEPNAKHLAGPYAMGGVGMAYRKSRVNGLTGSWNDLWDLAPRLNKRTYIFDDVTVSMTMALSRLGLPTDTDSADDLRQAADSLIELRKNLGGFGSSAGEKLANGEADLLMNYTGATFSTLKDSSFADDIGFEFGRETLAFNADCMAIPSAAKHPGTALLFCDFLLRPENMRKIVEFVGFPVATKAGESAYADLIKGYPFLVYDNKVLADPTVWLASLQQAQLTKWTQAWTRVKATA
- a CDS encoding ABC transporter permease, producing MRIGWRLGLLPGSAWIACFYLVPLALIVAASVATPDVIGRPIYGWYTESFGLVFQPDYLPIVLRTFAYATIATLLCLLIGYPCAYAISRYGGRWKPVLLLAILVPWLADYLVRIYAWVQILGRDGPINGLLARLGIGPVNLIGTPYTLNLGLVYSFLPFMILAVYLAVERLDYRLIEASGDLYSGSARTFVQIVVPSTAGGIAAGCQLVFLLSLGDFAIAQFLGGSTYMMGNLIRDQLATAGSLPFGAALTVTLLAGMLAFMAVIYLLSALVRAVVNRRRLSGMTVG
- a CDS encoding siderophore-interacting protein, which gives rise to MANEKPSRGFTGAMVKLWRGGDYELTVTGRSALTPNYLRVHFAGAELLAERELHPTMWVRGWFPDGVKSHQRGYTLVNPDPAAGTVDIDFAMHDGIATRWARQARAGDVLEVTVLGSSFSLPEPAPAGYVVVGDTASLPAINSLLAAIDDAPATVFLEASHDDDRELPVTAAPGAEVTWIDRKAGGEALVEAVAEAAFDAPDHFGWVACDNRTTRAVARILREDYGIARKSTKAQAYWSA
- a CDS encoding M24 family metallopeptidase, coding for MNAIIHQGTRELQEVIREAYARVAAEEPRPAFSLAEYESRRLRLQAEAAGAGIDLLVLSSPDAMCWLHGYQSRWYRAQSSLRWPPFQCTVMHVESGAIAVYDVEHHHYLLRRTSVAEDLRLATDDDGTAVLDFTMADLKARGWLSGRVGLEMHSHVPNRATSEVVEAAFVRHGCHVVDASVQTRAVRQIKSAAEIEMIERAAAVCDAGLVSLRDQVVPGMTEKQAWALMVSAMAEAGGEPAALHESVVVGPIEMGHAYSSDRVIERGDVLCADPCGVVNRYHANIERWFVVGQEPSDELYRLAAIEAEAFRLLCAGAADGTAVNDVTERIEAHLRDAGMWGLHNWNGGYEMGLSFPPDWVGEWTFTVGESTDDVFRKNVVTNYESIVLYPMIDTVVFGSTGARTLSRLPLDVERAG
- a CDS encoding amidohydrolase; amino-acid sequence: MSEALRPADTILLGRTFTADPQRPMAHGVAMRDGIITAVGSADELADHTGPATDVVKCEGLIAPAFHDAHIHLLEGSLFDCGVNLHDVEPAQYLDVIGAAAAQLPPGAWVRGGGWSMAAFPAGSPDRRWLDDVVGGRPAYLTARDGHTAWVSTRTLELAGIDSGTTDPPGGRIERDGDGEPSGTLHETAMKLVASQLPVITDAEWAQALELGQRYLHSLGIVGWQDARLSPEMLGAYLDAESEGRLSAYVAAAMHWNPAQGTDQIDGLLHSRSLATGSLVSAGMVKLFVDGVVENETAALHQPYVATHSHGAPLFDDAELRAAIGSCVGEGFNVHVHAVGDAGTTRALDAFEAVRPQSARSGLRHQICHLQVVADTDVPRFAALDVIANVQALWACRDEQNVSLCAPRLGPDRFEQQYRFGDLARSGARLAFGSDWRVSTPQPLAQIEVAITRQPPGDGVTAKLGEGQELSLTTGLLGFTREAAYAAGLDERTGTLSVGRSADVVVLNADPFTVAPHDLASVEADMTVFQGRVVFTR
- a CDS encoding sulfatase-like hydrolase/transferase; the encoded protein is MSSFEQPEVRRDILPIPDVPHVGLTTYDAKDPDTSYPPIRDVRPPATAPNVLVILIDDVGFGASSAFGGPCQTPNFERLAAGGLKYNRFHTTALCSPTRQALLTGRNHHSVGMGNITETATAAPGYTSVLPNTKAPLPLTLKLNGYSTAQFGKCHEVPVWQTSPAGPFTAWPTGGGGFEYFYGFIGGENNQWDPALYEGTTPIEPPKTPAEGYHLTEDLTDKAINWVGQQKALLPDKPFFMYFAPGATHAPHHVPQEWIDKYKGKFAHGWDRQREITFERQRELGVIAPDSVLTPRDPEIPAWEDTDPAMRPVLEREMEVYAAFLEHTDHHVGRLLDAIEPILDDTLVYLIIGDNGASAEGTLQGAFNEMANFNGMAAIETPEFMMSKLDEFGGEGSYGHYAVGWAWAMDTPYQWTKQVASHWGGTRNGTIVHWPKGIKEKGGHRNQFSHVIDLAPTVLEAAGIPAPTLVNGVLQSPYEGTSMLYSFNDAEAPERHTTQYFEMFCNRGIYHKGWSAVTKHRTPWAMADAVMPALDDDVWELYDGNSDWTQANDLSKEYPEKLHELQRLWLIEAVKYNVLPLDDRQIERINADSAGRPTLIKGNSQLLFGNMGRLSENSVLDIKNKSFAVTSELEVPAGGAEGVIIAQGGRFGGWSLYAKDGRAKFHYNVLGIKSFSIDATEPIPTGKTQVRMEFAYDGGGFAKGGTVTLYYDGNEVGSGRVELTQGFVFSADETTDVGRETGTTVSPDYTAHTSKFNGKIAWVRIDLGEDAKDADHYIEPDERFRVAMARQ
- a CDS encoding ABC transporter permease — encoded protein: MPGWLLAIVLGTLVFLDLPLFVIAIFSFNSSKSLSELDGLSFRWYEQAATNPEVMSALGLSLVVATASTAIAVVLGTGLAYGFARGPRRVTRPIEGVTLSTLITPELATAVGLMTWFATLRLPLSTVTLIIGHATFTLVYVTVLVGNRIRSLNPALEEAASDLGAGRGRTFVTVVLPQLRSAIIGAGVLAFVLSFGDFVTSVFLSGTEVAPLPVRIYGMLRFGLTPEINAVGTVMILITVLLGLAGIWIQRSKSRPSSQ